A window from Citrus sinensis cultivar Valencia sweet orange chromosome 3, DVS_A1.0, whole genome shotgun sequence encodes these proteins:
- the LOC102577951 gene encoding granule-bound starch synthase 1, chloroplastic/amyloplastic, which yields MATAVAASSFVSRSYGHEVASGLNSKASQMKFRCMKHSGLRSLNIIDELQVKTMASKLATSRQAGRNGFRSQNGPSLMIVCGVGLNILFVGTEVAPWSKTGGLGDVLGGLPPALAANGHRVMTIAPRYDQYKDAWDTDVVIELKVGDKIEKVRFFHCHKRGVDRVFVDHPWFLAKVWGKTQSKIYGPRTGEDYQDNQLRFSLLCQAALEAPRILNLNSNKYFSGPYGEDVVFVANDWHTSLIPCYLKTMYKPKGMYKSAKVVFCIHNIAYQGRFAFEDFGLLNLPAQFKSSFDFIDGYNKPVRGRKINWMKAGILESDMVLTVSPHYAQELVSGEDKGVELDNIIRKTGIKGIVNGMDVQEWNPLTDKYIGVKYDASTVMDAKPLLKEALQAEVGLPVDRNIPVIGFIGRLEEQKGSDILAAAIPHFIKENVQIIVLGTGKKPMEKQLEQLEILYPEKARGVAKFNIPLAHMIIAGADFILIPSRFEPCGLIQLHAMRYGTVPIVASTGGLVDTVEEGFTGFQMGSFSVDCEAVDPVDVAAVSTTVRRALATYGTQALAEMMKNGMAQDLSWKGPAKKWEETLLNLEVAGSEPGIDGEEIAPLAKENVATP from the exons ATGGCTACCGCTGTAGCCGCTTCAAGCTTCGTCTCAAGGAGTTATGGACATGAGGTAGCTTCAGGATTGAATAGTAAGGCATCACAGATGAAATTTAGGTGTATGAAGCACAGTGGGCTGAGAAGTTTAAATATCATAGACGAACTCCAAGTGAAAACAATGGCATCAAAACTAGCCACCAGCAGGCAAGCTGGGAGGAATGGATTTAGAAGCCAGAACGGGCCATCCTTAATGATTGTTTGTGGGGTTGGCCTGAATATCCTCTTTGTTGGAACAGAGGTTGCTCCTTGGAGTAAAACTGGGGGACTTGGTGATGTTCTTGGAGGTCTGCCACCAGCACTGGCC GCCAATGGGCACCGTGTCATGACGATTGCACCCCGATATGACCAGTACAAAGATGCTTGGGATACTGATGTTGTAATTGAG CTGAAAGTTGgagacaaaattgaaaaagttcGCTTCTTTCATTGCCACAAGAGAGGAGTTGATCGGGTGTTTGTGGATCATCCTTGGTTTCTTGCGAAG GTGTGGGGTAAAACCCAATCCAAAATCTATGGGCCTAGGACTGGAGAGGACTACCAGGACAACCAACTTCGCTTCAGCTTGTTGTGCCAG GCAGCTCTTGAAGCACCGAGAATTCTGAATCTTAACAGCAACAAATATTTCTCTGGACCATATG GTGAAGATGTCGTTTTTGTTGCTAATGACTGGCATACTTCCCTTATCCCTTGTTACCTGAAAACTATGTATAAGCCCAAAGGGATGTACAAAAGTGCCAAA GTTGTTTTTTGTATCCACAATATTGCTTACCAAGGAAGATTTGCATTTGAGGATTTTGGACTTCTCAACCTTCCAGCTCAATTCAAAAGCTCTTTTGACTTTATTGATGG ATACAATAAACCTGTGAGAGGAAGAAAAATCAACTGGATGAAAGCTGGAATATTAGAATCAGACATGGTCTTAACTGTGAGCCCACACTATGCCCAAGAACTTGTTTCTGGTGAAGACAAAGGAGTAGAATTGGATAACATCATCCGTAAAACTGGCATTAAGGGAATTGTGAACGGGATGGATGTCCAGGAGTGGAACCCCTTGACTGACAAATATATAGGTGTCAAATATGATGCTTCAACT GTGATGGATGCGAAGCCTCTTCTGAAGGAAGCCCTCCAAGCAGAAGTTGGGTTGCCTGTCGATAGAAATATTCCTGTCATAGGCTTCATTGGTAGACTTGAAGAGCAGAAAGGCTCAGATATTCTTGCAGCTGCCATTCCCCATTTCATCAAAGAGAATGTTCAGATAATAGTCCTT GGTACTGGCAAAAAACCAATGGAGAAGCAGCTTGAACAGTTGGAGATACTGTACCCTGAGAAAGCCAGAGGAGTAGCGAAATTCAATATTCCTCTGGCGCATATGATAATAGCAGGagctgattttattttgattccaaGCAGATTTGAACCTTGTGGTCTCATTCAATTACATGCCATGCGTTATGGAACC GTACCTATCGTGGCTTCCACTGGTGGTTTGGTTGACACTGTGGAAGAAGGCTTTACAGGATTCCAGATGGGAAGCTTCAGTGTTGAC TGTGAGGCTGTGGATCCAGTAGATGTGGCTGCAGTGTCCACAACCGTCAGAAGAGCTCTTGCAACCTATGGTACTCAAGCTTTGGctgaaatgatgaaaaatGGCATGGCTCAAGATCTTTCATGGAAA GGACCAGCTAAGAAATGGGAGGAGACCCTACTTAACCTGGAAGTTGCTGGTAGTGAACCTGGAATTGACGGCGAAGAAATTGCTCCTCTTGCCAAGGAAAATGTGGCCACTCCTTGA
- the LOC102620783 gene encoding 60S acidic ribosomal protein P1-like, giving the protein MSASELACTYACLILHDDGIAITTDKIAQLVKAANVSIESYWPSLFAKLLEKRNLDDLIMNVGSGGGGGAVAVAAPAGGAGADAAAPPPEEKKEEPKEESDEDMGFSLFD; this is encoded by the exons ATGTCGGCTTCGGAGCTTGCTTGTACTTATGCCTGTTTGATCCTCCACGATGACGGCATCGCCATTACT ACGGATAAGATTGCACAACTGGTGAAGGCTGCCAACGTGTCTATTGAATCTTACTGGCCCAGTTTGTTTGCTAAGCTCTTAGAGAAGCGGAACTTAGATGATCTTATAATGAATGTGGGGTCTGGTGGTGGCGGTGGTGCAGTTGCTGTTGCAGCTCCTGCTGGAGGTGCTGGGGCTGATGCTGCTGCTCCCCCACCGGAGGAGAAGAAG GAAGAACCCAAGGAAGAAAGTGACGAAGATATGGGCTTCAGCTTGTTTGATTAG